Proteins encoded within one genomic window of Ranitomeya variabilis isolate aRanVar5 chromosome 4, aRanVar5.hap1, whole genome shotgun sequence:
- the LOC143770439 gene encoding uncharacterized protein LOC143770439, with the protein MVRVNVIELLDKPEISPVGRIVAGEEVTVNCTSPGRCSGKSPLITWEGNIEKYGTTQTYVEWNDGGTMTYHASLTFIPWIEDDQSLLTCMVTFGRNVTTSSNITLHVVGQTISCPVCRSMDYFLITGMVVGNIIILILIILGSYCFLKKHAEKKQLGNGTHNSKPKEDRTESTYQDLMGQQDNTYYNIRMQ; encoded by the exons ATGGTCAGAGTGAATGTGATTG AGTTATTAGATAAACCAGAAATATCTCCTGTGGGAAGGATTGTTGCAGGTGAGGAGGTAACAGTGAATTGTACAAGTCCTGGAAGATGTTCTGGGAAGTCTCCACTTATCACATGGGAAGGAAACATTGAAAAATATGGAACAACACAGACATATGTAGAATGGAATGATGGTGGCACAATGACGTATCACGCCAGCCTCACGTTTATTCCATGGATTGAGGATGATCAGTCTTTACTTACCTGTATGGTGACGTTTGGAAGAAATGTGACCACCAGTAGTAACATCACTTTGCATGTCGTAG GTCAGACGATTTCTTGTCCAG TTTGCAGATCTATGGATTATTTCCTTATCACTGGGATGGTTGTCGGCAACATTATTATCCTGATCTTGATCATTTTGGGGTCATATTGCTTTCTCAAGAAACATGCAGAGAAAAAACAATTAG GGAATGGAACGCATAATTCCAAACCAAAAGAAGACAGAACAGAATCTACTTATCAG